TCAGGGCTTCATCACTTGAGAGCCCACTGATCTGCCGCGCGTCGACCCAACCGGCGGCGATGCGTTCCTTCTGCGCGACGTAAAACCGCGCGAGCTCGGCCAGCTCTTCGGCCGCCGGAGGGCGTGCCACGCACAAACGGAACGCGTACTCCAGTCGTGCGCCGTCCGAAGCTTTCGCTTCGCTCAGCGTGCGGCGGGCGAGTGCCTGGGCACATTCGACCGCCACCGGCTCGTTCAAACCCACAAGTGCCTGCAAAGGCGTGTTCGAGCGCACGCGGCGCACGCACGAGAAGTCTCCGTTGGGCCCGTCGAACGTCTGCAGCGCCGGATACGGAAGCGAGCGATAGCGGAACGTGTACAACGCCCGGCGGTAGCGATCCGCGCCCGTGGAGGTGGGCCAGGTTTTTGGGCCGTAACTGACCGGCGGCAACAGCATGAACTCCGGCAGCGGCGGAAAGACGCTCGGCCCGCCCACTCGATCGTCGAGCAAGCCGCTGGCCGCGAGCGCCACGTCGCGCACCACTTCGGCCTCGACACGCAACCGCGCCCCACGCGCGAGCAGCCGGTTGTACGGATCGCGCGTCGCGAGATCAGGCGAGACGCGCGACGATTGCCGGTAAGTCGCCGACGTGACGATCAACCGATGCAGCTGCTTCAAGCTCCAGCCACGCTCCATGAAATCGACGGCCAGCCAATCCAAGAGCGCCGGATGCGAAGGGGCTTCGCTCTGCGTGCCCAGGTCCTCGCTCGTCGCCACCAGGCCGGTGCCGAAATAGGCTTGCCACACCCGGTTCACCAACGACCGAGCCGTGGTTGGCGAACGACGATCGGCCAGCCAGCGGGCGAACGACAGCCGCGTGGGCTGTTCATCGGCGAGCGGATGCAGGAACGACGGCACGCCCGGCGCGACCACGCGATCCGGCTTGAGGAAATCGCCGCGTTTCAGGACGTGCGTCTGGCGCGGCACGCTGCGCGGCAGCATCGCCAATTGCGACGCGCCGGCCGGATGCGTTTGCCACAGGGCCTCGATGCGGGCGTTCTCGTCCTGCCATTCGGCCACGGTCGTGCGCCAGTAGCCGAAGATTGCGTCCTGCTGCCGCGGCGTGCGCTCAGCCGCCGGGACCTTCAAGATCTCGCGCACGGCGGCGGGAAGCGGGTCGGCCGTGGCTTCGTTGGCCGCCGTGACCGAGAATCGGAAGCGCCCCAAGTTGTAATTCTGGTTGTCGTCGCTGTTCCAGCCGCCATGGTTTTCGACGAGCGAGATCGTGAGGATTGTGCCACCGTCGTAAGCGATCGGCTTTTCGGCCCTGAAGACGGCCTTGCGCGGTTGATTGCGCCGGCCGGGGCCGTTGTCGGTACACCAGGCGGTGTCGTGGTTGCCGTCGATGGCGAATGCGATTCCGCCGGTCGTGCGCTTCTTGTTGCTGCGATCGTCATAAACGCCCGGAAGGGGCGTCTCAGGCGGATTGACGTCGGCGGTGGCCGAAACGATCTTCACCTTCTCGCGCTTGTCGGGTGCGCTCTTCGGCGCGGCCTCGACCACGAATTCCGACAGCGCGGCCGTGCCGTAGATCGAGCGACCCGGGCCGGAGAGTGGCAGATTCGGATCGGTCAAGAGCTCGAGCCGGAACGCGCCGATCGGCGTCACGTCGGTGGGAATCGTCATTTGCACCGTGTGCTTGGTCGGTGCATAGCCGGCGGCCAGGATCGAGCCGTCTTCCTGCGGCAGGTGCTTTTCGCCGCCGCTGGTGTCGACGTCCGGCCGAACCACGATCCATTCCGGCTGGTTGTCGCGCACCGACTGTTCCCACTGCGCCATGCGATCCTGCCAGTCGGGCGTGCGCTCCTTGAGGCCCGTTTCGATCCGGGCAATCTCGGCCAACAGTGTGGCGCGGCGCATCTGTTCATCGGGCGTGTAGACCGCGATGTTCGCTTCGTGCGCGTCGTTCAACAGCGCGAACATCCGGTAATACTCTTCTTGCGTGAGCGGATCGAACTTGTGGTTGTGGCACTGGGCGCACTGAATCGTCAGGCCGAGCATGCTCTTGCCGATGGCGTCCATGCGGTCGAACATGGCCTCCATGCGGAACTGCTCGGGATCGATGCCCCCTTCCTCGTTGGTCATCGAATTGCGCAAGAAGCCAGTCGCCACGAGCTGATCTTGCGTGGCGCCGGGGAGCAGGTCGCCGGCGATCTGCTCGATGACGAACTGGTCGTAGGGCAGGTCGTGGTTCAGGGCGTTGACGACCCAGTCGCGATAGAAGTATGCCTGCCGTGGCTTGTCCTTTTCGTAGCCATCGCTGTCGGCGTAGCGCGCGCCGTCGAGCCAGTGGCGCCCCCAGCGCTCGCCGTAATGGGGCGAGGCGAGCAAGCGGTCGACCGCGCGCTCGTAGGCGCCTTCGCCGGTATCGGCCAGAAAGGCGTCGACTTCGGCGATCGTCGGCGGCAGGCCAGTCAGGTCCAGTGACAAGCGACGCAACAGCGTCGTGCGGTCGGCCGCGGGCGAGAGTGCGAGCTTTTCCGCTTCCAGCCGCGCGACGATGAATTGGTCGATCGGGTTTCTGATGCCCGCGCTGTTCGCGACCGCCGGCAATTCCGGACGGACCGGCGCGACGAAGGCCCAATGCGTGGGCTTGGATTTTGCCTCGCCGGCCAGCTCGTCGGGCCAGGGGGCTCCGGCCGCGATCCAGGCGCGCACCAGCTCGACTTCGCGCGGGTTGAGTCGCTCGCCCTCGGGGGGCATTCGCACGTCTTTATCGTCGCTCGTGATCCGCGCGATGAGCGCACTCTCGTCCGGCTTGGCGGGTGCGATCGCCGCCTCGCCCGACTCGCCGCCGGAAAGTGCTTTGGCGCGCACGTCGAGGCGATAGCCGGAGAGTTGCTTTTCGGCGCCGTGGCACTTTTCGCAATGCTGGGCGAAGATCGGCCGGATGTCGCGGCCGAAATCGGGCACCGCATCGCCGGCGTGGGCCGTGGTCGCGCCGGCCACGACGAACAAGACCACGAAGGCACGAAGGAAGCCGGAACGGGGCATGCAAAGACCTGGTCGTGGGGTGGGATCGTTCGGGCAGGACCGCGACCTCTAGTGTAATGCCCGGCTACAGGCAAAAACACCCGGCGGGGGGCGGCTCTTAGACCAGGCGGTCGTAGAAAGCCCGAGGTGTGAGGATAGGGATCTTGTGATAATCCCCGAGCGAAACAAGGTCCTGATCGCCCGTCACGAGAAAGTCGACCTGCCCAGCCACGGCCGTACCGAGGATTGGTCGATCCGATGCGTCGCGACATGCTTTGGAAGGAACGGAAGCGGGCTCGACGAGCGTTGAGTGCTCGCGGAGAAATTCGATGATCTGCTGGACTCGTGAAGCCGGCAGCTTGAACTTGCCTCCCAGATTACGTCGCACCTCG
This genomic window from Pirellulales bacterium contains:
- a CDS encoding PSD1 and planctomycete cytochrome C domain-containing protein, yielding MPRSGFLRAFVVLFVVAGATTAHAGDAVPDFGRDIRPIFAQHCEKCHGAEKQLSGYRLDVRAKALSGGESGEAAIAPAKPDESALIARITSDDKDVRMPPEGERLNPREVELVRAWIAAGAPWPDELAGEAKSKPTHWAFVAPVRPELPAVANSAGIRNPIDQFIVARLEAEKLALSPAADRTTLLRRLSLDLTGLPPTIAEVDAFLADTGEGAYERAVDRLLASPHYGERWGRHWLDGARYADSDGYEKDKPRQAYFYRDWVVNALNHDLPYDQFVIEQIAGDLLPGATQDQLVATGFLRNSMTNEEGGIDPEQFRMEAMFDRMDAIGKSMLGLTIQCAQCHNHKFDPLTQEEYYRMFALLNDAHEANIAVYTPDEQMRRATLLAEIARIETGLKERTPDWQDRMAQWEQSVRDNQPEWIVVRPDVDTSGGEKHLPQEDGSILAAGYAPTKHTVQMTIPTDVTPIGAFRLELLTDPNLPLSGPGRSIYGTAALSEFVVEAAPKSAPDKREKVKIVSATADVNPPETPLPGVYDDRSNKKRTTGGIAFAIDGNHDTAWCTDNGPGRRNQPRKAVFRAEKPIAYDGGTILTISLVENHGGWNSDDNQNYNLGRFRFSVTAANEATADPLPAAVREILKVPAAERTPRQQDAIFGYWRTTVAEWQDENARIEALWQTHPAGASQLAMLPRSVPRQTHVLKRGDFLKPDRVVAPGVPSFLHPLADEQPTRLSFARWLADRRSPTTARSLVNRVWQAYFGTGLVATSEDLGTQSEAPSHPALLDWLAVDFMERGWSLKQLHRLIVTSATYRQSSRVSPDLATRDPYNRLLARGARLRVEAEVVRDVALAASGLLDDRVGGPSVFPPLPEFMLLPPVSYGPKTWPTSTGADRYRRALYTFRYRSLPYPALQTFDGPNGDFSCVRRVRSNTPLQALVGLNEPVAVECAQALARRTLSEAKASDGARLEYAFRLCVARPPAAEELAELARFYVAQKERIAAGWVDARQISGLSSDEALTPDKIPGGATPTELAAWTAVSRVLLNLDETITKE
- a CDS encoding putative toxin-antitoxin system toxin component, PIN family is translated as MKVVLDSNVLLAAFATRGLCEAVMAVCLDRYEIIASEAILDEVRRNLGGKFKLPASRVQQIIEFLREHSTLVEPASVPSKACRDASDRPILGTAVAGQVDFLVTGDQDLVSLGDYHKIPILTPRAFYDRLV